The Oscillospiraceae bacterium nucleotide sequence CGGAGCACCATCGCGTGTGGGCGGGCGATTCCGTTAAAGAAGATAAAGACGCGCTGAAAATTAAAAACCCATATTATTTCGGATGCAATTCTTTTGCGGATTACGAGATCGGACGGGTGTTGGACGCAGTGGACGAATACGCCCCGGACGCGCTGGTGATCTACACCTCCGACCACGGCGACATGCTCTGTTCTCACTCCATCAGCAATAAAGGCCCCGTCATGTATCAGGAGATCACAAACATCCCGCTCTTGGTTCGGTATCCCGGTGTTATTCCATGCGGTTCGGTTTGCACTAACACGGTTTCCCACATTGACTTGACGCCGACCATTCTGGAAGTCATGGGGCTGCCGGAACCGAATCTGTTGGAGGGCGAGAGCATTTTGGAACTGTTGAGCCATCCGGAAGCGGAAAAAGCGCGGGACGCGTTTATGGAGTTCGGACGCTATGAGATTGACCATGACGGTTTCGGCGGATTCCAATTGATCCGTGCCGTCTGCGACGGGCATTATAAATTTGTCGTGAATTTACTCACTACCGACGAACTTTACGATTTAGAACAAGACCCCTACGAGATGAAAAACCGGATCGAGGATCCCGCATATCAAGTAATTCGAGACCGGTTGCACGACCGGTTACTGGCGTGGATGAATGATACCCGCGACCCCTTCCGCGGTTACTATTGGGAGCGCAGGCCGTGGCGGACCGATGCCCATCCGGCCACATGGGATTTTGCCGGTATGACGAGACAGCGAGAAAACGAGGAGTACGAACCCCGCCAGCTGGATTACAGCACCGGTCTTGCGATAACCGATGCCGTGCGGAAAAAGTAGCTAAGGGAAAATTTCACTTTTCATTCTTATCTTTTCAATTTAAAAAGGCGCTAAGTGAAAAATGAAGAGAGAAGAGCGAAAAAAGAAGAATACAAAACAAAAAGGCGTCCACTTGCGTGAACGCTTTTCGTTTTGGCGGAGAGGGTGGGATTCGAACCCACGTGGAGTTGCCCCCAAACTGATTTCGATTGTCAGCACCGCGCGCTTTGCGCGCTTTACCCGTCAGGCTGCGCCTGCCACCCGTTATGACCACTTCGATTGAATCTTATTAAACAAAAAGGCGCTCACTTGCGTGAACGCTTTTCGTTTTGGCGGAGAGGGTGGGATTCGAACCCACGTGNNNNNNNNNNNNNNNNNNNNNNNNNNNNNNNNNNNNNNNNNNNNNNNNNNNNNNNNNNNNNNNNNNNNNNNNNNNNNNNNNNNNNNNNNNNNNNNNNNNNGAGTTGCCCCCAAACTGATTTCGAGTCTAAGTCCGCTATTTGTACTTTAGGGAAGAAAAGCGACCTGATCGGCCGATAGCGGAAGCTAAGGAAGCCAGTAAAATCAAGGCTTTCCAAGCCATTCGCCTCTCAAAAGCGTGAAAAGCCTTGCGCCGCAGGCAGTTCGAGTTTTTTCCGTTTTTTGGCCGATTTTGGGGAGAATTAAGCACTTTGGGGAGAATTAGGGGAGAACAGCAACCCTATTAACGATGACTTATTGCGGATAGCACCTACCGTTGACCGAATACGAATAAGGTGGTATCAGCATGAAAGAAAACCTCAAATTCTACGAGGACATTCGGAAGACATACCCGAAAACAATGAGCAAGGAACAGTTTTACAAGGTGGCGCATATCAGCAAAGCGACAGCGCTCTATCTGATAGAGAACAAACTTATTCCTTGCCGGGATACAAGGAAAAAGACCCGACGATATACGATCAAGACGAAGGACGTAATAACCTATCTGCAAGATCGGCTCATATCACCAGAGAAGTATCTTGCGACAGACGGATGGTATTTGAAACGCTCCGGCAGTAAACATGCTCGCAGCACTTGTAAAGATAAACTTCTGCGGCTCACACCTAAACAGGTTGAAATGCTCCGGGCTTATTATGAAATGGAGATGAGCGGGCTTGAGGATGTGATAACGGCAAAAGTGTTTGCAGAGTTTATTGGCTATGCTCCTTCCACAATCATTAGTTGGTGTAACCGTAAGGATTTGAAGGCATTTGATATATCCGGTCGATTCATGATTCCGAAGGTTTGTGCCATTGACTATCTTGTGTCTGAGAAAGCTCATGGCATCCAGCAAAAGTCCTTTAAGCATAAATTGTTCTCTCAAGAGTTCCTTACTAAAAACAGAATTAAGTGAAAAAGCGCGTCTACCACACCCGAAAACGGGACGGTAGACGCGCTTTTCACTTCATGATCGTGATACTCAGATCACAGTGTTATCCAACAGAAAATCAATAATTCCAATATTCAGAATGCCGTTATCGTCGTACCATCGTTTGCGGATGTCATGCCGCACAATGATTTTCGGGAAGGAATCGCCGGTCAGAGCGAAGGGCTTGTTCTCGGTAATAGCCTTTTCCTCAGTTCCCAGCGCGTAGGCAGACTGGATGTAGGTTTTCTTGCCCCCGCTGTTTGCGATGAAGTCAATCTCCCGCGCCACCTGAGAAACCTTACCCTGACTGTTCTTCTCCGCTGAATACACAATTCCGATGTCAACCGCGCAGTCCCGGATCATGAGCTCATTGAAGATGATGTTCTCCATGATATGCGTCATTTCCTGTTGCCGGAAGCCGATTCGCGCATTCCGCAGCCCGATGTCCTCACAGTAATACTTGTTGGGATAATCGAAATAGCTTTTACCCTTCACATCCCAACGCTTACATTCGGTGAACAGGAAAGCGTCTGACAGATGATCCATATAGGACTTGACGGTGTTCAGCGCCACGACATTTTCACCGGCTCGTTTCTGCTTGGTGTTGATGGTGTCAGCAACCCGCGTCGGATTGGTGAGCGAACCGATGGAGGAACAGAGCAGATCGAGAATGGAGGATAGCACATCCTCCCGCTGAATATGCTTGCGCTCTACGATGTCCTTCAGATAAACCTCCGAGAACAGTGACGTAAGATAGGTCATCTTGGCGGAGTCAGTCGGGCGGGACAGAATCAGCGGCATTCCGCCGAAGAAGGCATACGCATCAAACGCATCGCTCTTATCCCCACCGGCAGCGGAATAGTATTCCGCAAAGCTGAGCGGATGCACGCGGATTTCATCGCTGCGTCCCCGAAACTCGGTGAGGATGTCCGAGGACAGCATCTTGGAATTGCTGCCGGTGACATAGATGTCCAGATTGGAAATGGACTTCAGGTCATTGAGCGCATCGTAAAAGGTGATCTTTCGCCCGTCCGCATTATAGGGATTGGCAACCTCATCGGACATCTGGATCTCATCCACGAACAGATAGAATTGCTCGTCTTTGCCCTCCACCAGCTCCCGGACAGCTTTTGCAAGCTCCAAGGGATTGCGAAAGCGAATGTCCCGTGCCAAATCAAGCTCGAAGGAAAGAATATGATCCTCCTGCACACCTTGCCCCAGCAGATAATCCCGAAACAGATTACGCAGCAGATAAGACTTCCCGCAGCGGCGAATGCCGGTGATGACCTTCACTTGTCCGTCCCACATGAAAGAAATGAGTTTATTCAAATAGCGATCCCGTTTGATTTCCATAAGCGCCTCCATTGAAAACTTGTTCGCTTTATTGTGCTACTTTTCAATCAGCATTATACACCGGCCTCAGGTCGAAAACAAGCGTTTCATTGAAATGTTGCATATTATTATGGCGTAGTTTTCAACGAGGCAATCCACAAAGAACCGTAAGCAAAGCTTTATCGCGTCTATCACGCCCATTCGCTGGGCCGGTAGACGCGCTTTTTTTATTTCCCGCACTCAATGGACTGGAGGTGTTTATTTGAAGCTATACGGAAAGAGCTGGGACTATAACGTCTGCGACTGCCGGTACTGCCTGTACTGGAAAGGCTTACGAAAGGGCTGTACTTATGAGGACGGCTGCTGCTGTGATATCCCGCAGACGCCTCCGCTGCCGAAGGGCGCAACTCCGCCTCCCCATAAAGAGCCTGCCGCCGTCTCCGAGTGTGTCGGCTGTCCCTACGGTCGGGATTCTCCCTGCATCGGCTGGTGTACGCTCAAGATACTCAAAGAGATGGGACGGTGGCCAAGGTGACGCTGGACTATTTCTACGGAGACCAGGCGGAGCAGTTTTCGTTTTACCGCATCCCCAAGGTGCTGTTCACGGATGAGCGTTTTCGGAATATCAGCGCCGAGGCTAAGGTGCTCTACGGTATCCTGCTTGACCGCATGAGCCTATCACGAAAGAACGGCTGGCTTGATGACGACGACCGTGTGTATATCATCTTCACGTTGGATGAGGTCATGAGCTCCATCGGCTGTGCCGTCCAAAAGGCTGCAAAGCTGCTGAGTGAGCTGGACGAAAAAAGCGGCCTCATAGAGCGCAAGCGTCAGGGGCTTGGCAAGCCGAATGTCATCTACGTCAAGAATTTCATCGGCGGCTCGGAATCAAAAATCAAGAACTTTGAAAATCAAAGTTCTGGAACTATGAAAATCGAAGTTCAAGAACTTCCGAAATCAAAGGGTAGTAATACTGATCTTAATAATACTGACTTTAGTGATACTGATTCTTTTCCCTTCACTTCGTTCAGAGAGAACCACGGACGGGAAACGAATCGAAGTGAAGCGAGGCGAGAGTACAGAGAGTTCATTTGTGAGAATATCGACTACGAAATTCTTTGCGGCGAGTATCCGTATGATAAGGACACGTTGGAAGAAATTCTGGAGCTCATAGTCGATACGGTCTGTACCACAAAAGAGACCGTCCGAATCTCCGGCGATGACAAGCCCGCCGATGTAGTAAAAAGTCAGTTTTTGAAGCTGGATATCGAGCACATCCGTTTCGTCATGGACGCGCTCCGCGAGAACACCACCAAAGTTCGCAATATCCGGCAGTATCTTCTGGCGACGCTGTATAACGCGCCGCTGACTATATCCAATCATTTCCGCTCGCTGGTCAATCACGACATGGCGAACGGTTTGATATAACCGCCGCAGCTCGCGCTGCGGCTATTTTCATGCGGAGGTGTAAACGTGCCAAAGGAAAAAGACAAATCCACTCAGCCGGAGGAAGTCCGAAAGATACCTGTTTCCGAAGTCCATCCCTTTGAGGGGCATCCCTTTCGTGTGGTGGACGATGAACTGATGCAGCAGACAGTGGACAGCATTAAGCAGTTCGGCGTTCTGAATCCCGCCATCGTGCGGCCTGCTCCGGACGGCGGCTATGAGATGGTCTCCGGTCATCGTCGGCTTCACGCCTGTGAACTGGCAGGGCTCAAAGAGATTCCGGTTATCGTAAGAAATCTGACAGACGATGAGGCGGTGATTCTCATGGTAGACAGCAATTTGCAGCGTGAGTGTATCCTCCCCAGCGAGCGTGCGGCGGCGTACAAGATGAAGCTGGACGCGCTCAAGCATCAGGGGCAGCGCAAGGATTTGGGCGATGGGCCAACTTCTCGCCAAGTTGGCGAGAAGTCATCTTGGGCAGTTGCCAAGGTCGGCGCAGACGCGAATGAGAGTGAGCGTCAGGTACACAGGTATATCCGAATCGCCGAGCTTTTACCTGAGCTTCAGGAAAAGGTGGACAGCAAGGAAATCGCGTTCAACCCCGCTGTGGAGCTGTCGTATCTCAAACCCGACGAGCAGAAACGGTTCCTCGACGCTATGGATTATTCCCAGGCCACGCCGTCGCTGTCTCAGGCACAGCGCATCAAAAAGCTCAGTCAGGCCGGCGAATGTACGCAAAACGCCATGTACAAGGTCATGTCCGAGGAAAAGAAGGACGAGCTCGACCGCATCACCATCAAGAGCGATGTGCTCCGCAAGTATTTCCCCCGGAGCTACACGCCCATCCAGATGGAGCAGACCATCATCAAGCTGCTGGAACAGTGGCAGAAAAAGAGACAGCGCGAGAATGAACGCTGAGAAAGGGGTTTTAACTATGGATAACGTAAATATCACCCTCAACGGAGATATCATTATCAATTTTGATGTTGACGACTTCGCCGGCAATGAGGACTTTATCGAGGCTCTCGCCTCCGCCATCTGCAAGGCCGCGCTCTGTGAGGATGAGGATTTCGGGGACGATTGCGAGGATGCCCGCTCTGTGGTCAACACCGCAATCGCACTCATCTATCCCGATGGTATCAAAAATGTGAACACCTATGACGAGTACAGCCCCATCATCGACGATATGGACGAATCCTGCGAGTTCAGCGTGAAGGGCGAACCTTTCAATCTGGTGTTTGAGCACAAGGGCCTGATTACCGTGGACGGAGCAAGCTATCTGGCAGTTCCGGCGTTTGCCCTGTTCCACGACAGCGCCATGCAGCCGGTATCTGCCGACGCAGAGCTGCTGAAGGAGCTGGATGACTTTCTGGACTGCAACCGCGCCGCGATTTCTTTCGGCAGGTGTGACGTTGAGGTCATTGAACTGGAGGGCGGAATCTGTGCGGGAGTTTGAAGTAACGGTCACGGAGACGCTGGAAAAGAAGGTCACGGTGGAGGCCCTATCACAGGACGAGGCGGAGCAGGCCGTCCGGGATATGTGGAACGAATCGGATATCATTCTGGACGCTGAGGACTTCATCGACGTGAGCTTCAAAACCGATGACGGCAAAGAGCTTTCCGCTGTGCCGGAAAAGGACACACTGGATGTGCTCATGGTCGAGCCCGGTCAGTACGCCAGAATGGTCACTATCGACTCCGGTTTGAAGTCTTTGCAGGCTGCGGTCGGCGGGGATATCGAAGCCACGTATTTCTTCGATGACCCTTTGGCACTCATTTGCCAAGAGGAAGGTAAAATCAACGGCAGCGAGCTGAACCGCGCTGTCCGCGGCGAGGACGGAGAAATCGTGGATATCATCGCCGGTAAGTTTTTCATCTGTGGGCTGAGTGACGATAACTTCGCATCTCTCCCCGATGGTCTCCAGAAGAAATATGAGGGTATGTTCCACCAACCGGAGACGTTCTTGAAAATGGGGCAGAAAATCATCGCCCTGCCCATGGAGCCGAAAATGGCGGCGGATATCAAGAAGGACAAGCCCGCCATCGCTGCGGAACGCTGAGTGCGAAATGAATACCTGTCCGGCCTGCCGCCTTAGCGCGGCATTTTTGCTGCCCGTAAACAAACGACACTTCACCGCTTATGCGGAGAAATTCAAGGAGGAATACGAATATGAGCAATCCCGCTAAACACACGCAGACAAAGAAAAACAACACCAAGACCATCGGAATCGTCATTCTGATTTTGCTCGTCATCGCCGCTGCCGTCTTTCTGTTCAAGAGCTGCTCCGGCGACGAACAGACAGACAAAATGCCGAATACCGGCATCGTTTACGACACCGGCGCTGTGGAGGGCGGCTGGGACGAAGCTGACCTTGACAAAATCGTGGAGGGGCTGAACGAAAAGGTTGAGGAAGGCATGATCAATATCAGCATGAACACTTCCCCCAGCTTTGAAAACGGCACGTCTGCCGGAAGCCTGATGATTGTCAACGAGGGTGTCAACCGTTACCCGCAGGTCGTGGAGATCACCCGCAACGATACCAATGAGGTCATCTACAAGTCTGGCGCGATTCCCGTAGGCAGCAAAATCGAGAGTACCAAGCTGTCCATGGATTTGGATGCCGGTACTTATGAGTGTACCGCCATGTTCTATAACGTGAACCCGGACACCGGCGAATACCTCGGCTGCGCCGGGGCTATCATCACGGTCACAGTGCTCGGCTAACCCGAAACCTATTGAAATGAAGGAGAAAACCGAATGAAAAAGATTATCTCTCTGTGTTTCGCTCTCTGTATGATCTGCGCCCTGTCCGTCTCCGCATTTGCAGCGGATATTGACACTAATGGCGGCTCCGGCTCCACGCCGGTCAATCTGAGCTCCACCGATGACGGCACCATCGGCGGCGACCCGTCCGCAACCGCCATGAGCGTCACGCTCCCCACCGCGCTGCCTATGGCAATGGCACAGAACGGCGACGTGACCACAGCGGACAACTGCCAGATCGTCAACAACTCTTACGGCGCTGTCCGTATTGCCAGCGTAACTATCACCACCGCAAACGGCTGGAAGCTGACCGCGTTTGGAGATAAGACCACCCTTGCCAATGAGAAGGTCGATTCCAATAAGCTGGGCTTCGCACTGTCCGTTGGTAACGGCACACAGACCGTGACTGACAACTCCGACGCATCCTCTCAGCGCCTAATCTCCGCGCCTATTTCCGGCTGCTATATGTCCGGCGTGGGCAACAGTGCCGGCAACAAGGTAGATGTGGAATACAGCGCCATCGTCACCCCGCTGTCCTCTCCCGTGACTGAGGCTACCGTCGCCACCGTTATTTTCGTCGTGGAATGGGATACCGCGGCCTAAATCGTCACCTAAATCATCTTTATAGCCGTAAGGCAGAAAAGGAGCTTATATGAAAAAGATTATCTCTCTGTGTCTCGCTCTCTGCATGATCTGCGCCCTGTCCGTCTCCGCATTTGCCGCTGAAATCGACACGTCGGGCGGCTCCGGCACCACTCCCGTCAACCTGACCACCACCAATGGCGGCGTAGGCGGCGGCGAAGACCCCACGCCCACCAAGCTGAACGTCGTTGTCCCCACCTCGCTGCCCATGGCTATGTCCGACGACGGCAGCGTCGTGACCGCGAGCGATTGTAAGATTACCAACAACTCCTACGGTGCGGTTCGTGTGAAGTCCGTCGCAATCTCTGCTGCGTCCGACTGGCATCTGACCGCTTTCGGCAACAAGTCCACGCTTGCCGGTGAAAAGGTCGATTCCAACAAGCTGGGCTTCGCACTGACCATTGGCGGCGGAGCTCAGGTGAAGACCGCCTCTGACGCCGCAACGCAGGCGCTTATCTCCGCGCCCATCACCGGCTGCTATATGACCGGTATCGGTGACACCTCCGGCAACAGCGTGGCTATCGACTACTCCGCTATCGTCACACCTCTGTCCGGTGCGGTCGAAAACGCCACCGTCGCAAACGTGGTCTTTGTCATCGAGTGGGACACCGTAGCCTAAGTCACTTCGGAACAAATAAAAGCGGCGGGGAGAGTCCGGCAACGGATTCTCCCTTTGCCGCAGAAAGGAACTTTTATGAAGCATAAACGCTTTTCGGCAATTCTTCTCGCACTGGCACTTGCCCTGTCTCTCGGTACTACGGCGTTTGCAGCCAGCTCCACAACGGCTACCGTGCCGGTCACGCTGACTGTGGATAACGAGTATAGGGCAGTCAATGTCACAGTCCCCGCCGCGCTGCCTGTCTATGTCATCAACGGCACGGTTGTGACGGCAGACAACGCTAAGATCACCAACAACTCCAAGACCGGCTCCATTCAGGTAACCGGCGTCAGCATCACAGACGGAGCTTACAAGGTCGGCAGCTATGAAAGCTTTTCTGGCAGCAAGACGATTGCCCTGAAAATCAACGGCTGTGTCACCAAGGGCGCGGGCGGCGTGGCGATTACAAGCTCCGCGTTCCCGGCTATCTCCGCAGGCGGCAGTCAGCTCTTGACCTATTATGCAAAGGTTTCCGGCGACGCGCCCAACGCGGACAGCATTCATGCCGCGAATATCGTCTTTACGATCTCCATCGTGGATTAAGGGGGCAAATGAATGACACGATATAAACCCAAAATGCTGCTCTCTCTGCTGCTGGCGCTGGTCATGGTCGTGACCATGCTCCCCATGACCGCGCTGGCGGCAGACGATACGGAGCTTACAGAAGCCCAAACAGAGGAAGTCTGTACCGACGAGAATTGCACCCACGAGCATGAACAGTCGGGCGAAACCGAAGCATCCGATGTTTATGAGATTCAGTCCGACACGGAGATAACGGAAACTGTTGACCCGGTTGTGACCGATGAAGTCCTCACTACTGAATCGCCGGAAGTCTCAGACGAAGCCCAGAATTCCGGCTTTGAGTGGGATTTTGACGCAGACTGTGGCGAGCTGTTTATCTACGGTACCGGCGCTCCCGAAACCTTTACCTCCGCTGACGATCAGCCGTGGGCGGCTTTCCGCGAAAGAATCGTAGCCGTTCACATGGATGATTATGACGGCCTGACCGTGGACAGCATCGCCTATTGGTTTTCGGGCTGCGTAAATCTGGAATATGCAGAAATCGCCGCGAGTGTCCGTGAGATCGGCTATCACGCCTTCAATAATTGTAAATCGCTGCAAAGTCTTGTGTTCTTCCACGAAGATTCATTTCCGTCTCTCGTTCAAGGTGCTTTTACCACAAATCATCCGATTGACTGGACAAAGGGATATGACCCGCGCCTGCATATCACGGTCATGGAGGACGGGATGCTCGATAATATCTGTGCCTATGATTGGGGCGCAGATGACTGTCCTGTTACCGCAAGCAATGATTACGGCGGAGCGGCTACCTATTCACTGACCGCTGCGTCTTTGGCTGCTACTCGTGCCGTTGGGTATTGCTCGTCCTGCAAAACAACCTGCGCGTATACCGAAGCGTATGAACAATGGACGGCAAGCGTGCATTGCCACCGGCTTTGGTGCTCCAACTGCGGATACGATCAGGCAGGTGGTGTTCTCGGAGAAGCTCATGTGTTTTCTCACTACAATTCAAGCTATGACCGCTGTACCTACTGCGGTTATCTGACCGCCTGCACCTGCACCCCCGCTTGCACCCATCCGTCCTATACGACAACGTGGGTAACAAGCTGTCAGTGGGAGCGTTACTGCAGCTCATGCGGCGCGTATCTCGGCTCCGGCACAACGCATGGGCCGTACACCTACGGGAGCTGGACGTATTACTCCGCCTCTCAGCACCGGCGTTCCTACACCTGTTCCTACGGTGATAGCGGCACTTACTACGAATATGGAAACCACTCGCTCACAACGCAGTATTCGCAGTACAGCGGCACTCAGCACAGCGTCCGAAGCTACTGCGCGACCTGTAGTTCGTATGTCGGCTCTACAAGCTATGCAAATCACAGCTTCACCTATGGCGCATGGCAGTCCTATTCCGCGACGCAGCACCGGCGATTGAAAACCTGCTCTGTCTGCGGGTACAGCGAATATGAGTATTCAAGCCATGCTCTCAGCTACGGAAGCTGGACGAACTATTCTGCGTCGCAGCACCGGCGCTCCGTTAGCTGCTCCACCTGTGGGTACAGCACAACGGAAACAGCAAACCATTCGCTTGTTTATGGAGGCTGGAC carries:
- a CDS encoding sulfatase-like hydrolase/transferase, giving the protein MTDTQRKDMLGCYGNPDMKTPNLDRLAAGGVRFDRAYTCQPVCGPARSAIFTGTYPHSNGMWGNSMPLGDNVKTVGQRLRDNGVHTAYIGKWHLDGGDYFGLGRCPDGWDERYWYDMRCYLEELTPEERYASRQPETMAKQNITEEFTYAHRCSDRALDFLSKSSGEDFFLVVSYDEPHHPFLCPEPYASMYKDYELPKRPNVWDTLEDKPEHHRVWAGDSVKEDKDALKIKNPYYFGCNSFADYEIGRVLDAVDEYAPDALVIYTSDHGDMLCSHSISNKGPVMYQEITNIPLLVRYPGVIPCGSVCTNTVSHIDLTPTILEVMGLPEPNLLEGESILELLSHPEAEKARDAFMEFGRYEIDHDGFGGFQLIRAVCDGHYKFVVNLLTTDELYDLEQDPYEMKNRIEDPAYQVIRDRLHDRLLAWMNDTRDPFRGYYWERRPWRTDAHPATWDFAGMTRQRENEEYEPRQLDYSTGLAITDAVRKK
- a CDS encoding ATP-binding protein, coding for MEIKRDRYLNKLISFMWDGQVKVITGIRRCGKSYLLRNLFRDYLLGQGVQEDHILSFELDLARDIRFRNPLELAKAVRELVEGKDEQFYLFVDEIQMSDEVANPYNADGRKITFYDALNDLKSISNLDIYVTGSNSKMLSSDILTEFRGRSDEIRVHPLSFAEYYSAAGGDKSDAFDAYAFFGGMPLILSRPTDSAKMTYLTSLFSEVYLKDIVERKHIQREDVLSSILDLLCSSIGSLTNPTRVADTINTKQKRAGENVVALNTVKSYMDHLSDAFLFTECKRWDVKGKSYFDYPNKYYCEDIGLRNARIGFRQQEMTHIMENIIFNELMIRDCAVDIGIVYSAEKNSQGKVSQVAREIDFIANSGGKKTYIQSAYALGTEEKAITENKPFALTGDSFPKIIVRHDIRKRWYDDNGILNIGIIDFLLDNTVI
- a CDS encoding DUF6017 domain-containing protein, whose amino-acid sequence is MTLDYFYGDQAEQFSFYRIPKVLFTDERFRNISAEAKVLYGILLDRMSLSRKNGWLDDDDRVYIIFTLDEVMSSIGCAVQKAAKLLSELDEKSGLIERKRQGLGKPNVIYVKNFIGGSESKIKNFENQSSGTMKIEVQELPKSKGSNTDLNNTDFSDTDSFPFTSFRENHGRETNRSEARREYREFICENIDYEILCGEYPYDKDTLEEILELIVDTVCTTKETVRISGDDKPADVVKSQFLKLDIEHIRFVMDALRENTTKVRNIRQYLLATLYNAPLTISNHFRSLVNHDMANGLI
- a CDS encoding ParB/RepB/Spo0J family partition protein, producing MPKEKDKSTQPEEVRKIPVSEVHPFEGHPFRVVDDELMQQTVDSIKQFGVLNPAIVRPAPDGGYEMVSGHRRLHACELAGLKEIPVIVRNLTDDEAVILMVDSNLQRECILPSERAAAYKMKLDALKHQGQRKDLGDGPTSRQVGEKSSWAVAKVGADANESERQVHRYIRIAELLPELQEKVDSKEIAFNPAVELSYLKPDEQKRFLDAMDYSQATPSLSQAQRIKKLSQAGECTQNAMYKVMSEEKKDELDRITIKSDVLRKYFPRSYTPIQMEQTIIKLLEQWQKKRQRENER
- a CDS encoding DUF3846 domain-containing protein — encoded protein: MREFEVTVTETLEKKVTVEALSQDEAEQAVRDMWNESDIILDAEDFIDVSFKTDDGKELSAVPEKDTLDVLMVEPGQYARMVTIDSGLKSLQAAVGGDIEATYFFDDPLALICQEEGKINGSELNRAVRGEDGEIVDIIAGKFFICGLSDDNFASLPDGLQKKYEGMFHQPETFLKMGQKIIALPMEPKMAADIKKDKPAIAAER
- a CDS encoding leucine-rich repeat protein, translated to MTRYKPKMLLSLLLALVMVVTMLPMTALAADDTELTEAQTEEVCTDENCTHEHEQSGETEASDVYEIQSDTEITETVDPVVTDEVLTTESPEVSDEAQNSGFEWDFDADCGELFIYGTGAPETFTSADDQPWAAFRERIVAVHMDDYDGLTVDSIAYWFSGCVNLEYAEIAASVREIGYHAFNNCKSLQSLVFFHEDSFPSLVQGAFTTNHPIDWTKGYDPRLHITVMEDGMLDNICAYDWGADDCPVTASNDYGGAATYSLTAASLAATRAVGYCSSCKTTCAYTEAYEQWTASVHCHRLWCSNCGYDQAGGVLGEAHVFSHYNSSYDRCTYCGYLTACTCTPACTHPSYTTTWVTSCQWERYCSSCGAYLGSGTTHGPYTYGSWTYYSASQHRRSYTCSYGDSGTYYEYGNHSLTTQYSQYSGTQHSVRSYCATCSSYVGSTSYANHSFTYGAWQSYSATQHRRLKTCSVCGYSEYEYSSHALSYGSWTNYSASQHRRSVSCSTCGYSTTETANHSLVYGGWTAISDAQHQRTITCSGCSYSNTDTGNHTDADGDGYCDDCGYAMTRFSVTVPASLTMTVSKYGEVYTSDNAVIVNNSTGAVEVTAVTVSAVNGWTLVPYNTGMATAKVDTKLIGFSLNGAQSATTGSSETLSLPGTWSIPAGNSLSLSYDAVVSAMSEAVNEQVLTVVFVLEWA